One genomic region from Salvia hispanica cultivar TCC Black 2014 chromosome 2, UniMelb_Shisp_WGS_1.0, whole genome shotgun sequence encodes:
- the LOC125204584 gene encoding glycylpeptide N-tetradecanoyltransferase 1-like, which yields MADNDALPSNESNASSEKEIEMSIDALASTVQESFSLSKKHKFWETQPVGQFNDLGGTSLPEGPIQQPTTLSEVKQEPYNLPAAYELVTCDLDSDEVCSEVYTLLTNHYIEDIESVFRLNYSKEFLRWALCPPGYFRSWHIGLRVKTSKKLVAFISGIPAKIRIRDAVVLLAEVNFLCVHKKLRSRRLTPVMIKEISRRVRMENIWQAAFTAANVLPTPIATTMFWHRTLNPQKLIDVGFDRLEAWITMAQYINFYKLPEDTTTPGFRKMEPHDVPAVTRLLRNYLKQFVVAPDFDENEVEHWLLPKEDVMDTYVVESLESHEITDFCSFYTLSSSIFGSQNHSVLKAAYSYYNVSTKTPLLQLMSDALVVAKNKDFDVFNVLDIMLNGTFFRELKFNPGDVKLHYYLYNYRLKHVLRPSELGLAPL from the coding sequence ATGGCTGACAACGATGCTCTTCCCTCTAACGAGAGTAATGCATCTTCGGAGAAGGAAATTGAAATGTCAATTGATGCACTGGCAAGTACGGTTCAAGAATCTTTCTCACTTTCAAAGAAGCATAAGTTCTGGGAGACCCAACCGGTTGGCCAGTTCAACGATCTTGGAGGTACGAGCCTGCCTGAAGGCCCGATTCAACAACCAACAACACTTTCTGAAGTCAAGCAAGAGCCATATAATCTTCCAGCTGCCTATGAATTGGTTACATGCGATCTGGATTCTGACGAGGTGTGCAGTGAGGTTTATACTTTATTGACCAATCACTATATTGAGGATATTGAAAGCGTGTTTAGACTGAATTACTCAAAAGAGTTTCTTAGATGGGCACTCTGTCCTCCTGGTTATTTCCGGAGCTGGCACATTGGGCTAAGGGTTAAAACTTCGAAAAAACTGGTTGCATTCATTAGTGGGATCCCTGCTAAAATTCGTATACGTGATGCTGTAGTGCTGCTTGCAGAGGTCAATTTTCTGTGTGTTCACAAGAAGCTCCGATCTAGAAGACTTACTCCGGTCATGATTAAGGAAATTAGTCGCAGGGTTCGTATGGAGAATATATGGCAAGCTGCTTTTACTGCTGCCAATGTTCTTCCAACACCAATAGCCACTACTATGTTCTGGCACAGGACATTGAATCCACAGAAGCTAATCGATGTTGGGTTTGATCGACTTGAAGCTTGGATCACCATGGCCCAGTATATCAACTTTTACAAGCTACCAGAGGATACAACGACCCCTGGCTTCAGAAAGATGGAACCCCACGACGTTCCTGCTGTCACTCGTTTGCTTAGGAATTACTTGAAACAGTTTGTCGTGGCACCAGATTTTGATGAGAATGAAGTCGAGCACTGGCTGCTTCCCAAGGAAGATGTCATGGATACTTATGTGGTCGAAAGCCTGGAAAGTCACGAAATCACGGATTTCTGCAGTTTTTACACTCTTTCTAGTTCTATATTTGGTAGTCAGAACCATTCAGTTCTCAAGGCGGCGTATTCCTATTACAACGTATCCACCAAGACTCCCTTGCTTCAATTGATGAGTGATGCTCTCGTTGTTGCCAAGAATAAGGATTTCGATGTTTTCAATGTGTTGGATA